The Xiphias gladius isolate SHS-SW01 ecotype Sanya breed wild chromosome 4, ASM1685928v1, whole genome shotgun sequence genome includes a window with the following:
- the LOC120789253 gene encoding potassium voltage-gated channel subfamily F member 1-like: MWGTQRTRYADCNGSEASEEAEIVVNIGGVKQVLYGDVLNRYPDTRLAELVDCSTKSSEDISSLCDDYDPDTGEFYFDRDPEAFKCIIELYYYGEIHMRRGICPICFMKEMEFWKIGSDFLDECCRSHLREVEDELAEIAEKVKTILVDREGDPTAGGWQRFQICLWRLMEKPESSLPAHIIAIVSFIFILVSSVVMCVGTIPDLQVEDSEGNLTEHPTLEVIETVCIGWFTMEYLLRLISSPNKLKFVLSFMNIIDFMAIMPFFVVLILTSFGAGVMELANVQQAVQALRIMRIARIFKLARHSSGLQTLTSALKSSFKELGLLLMYMGVGVFLFSALGYTMEQNHPDTLFTSIPQSFWWAVITMTTVGYGDVYPKTTLGRCNAAISFLCGVIAIALPIHPIINNFVMFYNKQQVLETAAKHEIELMALRSSAGGVKAALGAHKHVCGAGGWDNAMRSCHSDTYIPLLKDSRGGAGIPTPSKDTSFESTPETTDYILSHEH; encoded by the coding sequence ATGTGGGGGACCCAGAGGACGCGGTATGCAGACTGCAACGGCTCCGAAGCCAGCGAAGAGGCAGAGATTGTTGTTAACATCGGCGGCGTGAAACAGGTGCTGTATGGTGACGTGTTGAATCGCTACCCGGACACCCGGCTGGCAGAACTGGTGGACTGCTCCACCAAGTCTTCGGAAGATATATCTTCGCTGTGCGACGACTACGACCCCGACACTGGGGAATTCTATTTTGACAGAGACCCCGAAGCCTTTAAGTGCATCATTGAGCTGTATTATTATGGAGAGATACACATGAGGAGAGGCATCTGCCCGATTTGTTTTATGAAAGAGATGGAGTTCTGGAAAATCGGCTCGGATTTTCTGGATGAATGCTGTCGAAGCCACCTGAGGGAGGTGGAGGATGAACTTGCAGAGATtgcagagaaagtgaaaactatCCTGGTGGACCGAGAAGGAGATCCGACCGCAGGGGGCTGGCAGCGCTTCCAGATATGCCTCTGGAGGCTGATGGAGAAACCGGAATCCTCGCTGCCTGCGCACATAATCGCCATAGTTTCTTTCATCTTCATCCTCGTCTCCTCCGTGGTCATGTGCGTCGGGACCATCCCCGACCTGCAGGTGGAGGACTCCGAGGGTAATCTGACGGAGCACCCGACTCTGGAGGTCATCGAGACGGTGTGCATCGGCTGGTTCACCATGGAATACCTCCTACGGCTGATCTCCTCCCCTAACAAACTAAAATTCGTCCTGTCCTTCATGAACATCATCGACTTCATGGCAATCATGCCCTTCTTCGTGGTGCTGATTTTGACCTCCTTCGGCGCCGGAGTGATGGAGCTGGCTAACGTGCAGCAGGCGGTGCAGGCGTTACGCATAATGCGCATAGCGCGCATTTTCAAGCTGGCACGCCATTCCTCCGGGCTCCAGACCCTCACGTCCGCCCTGAAGAGCAGCTTCAAAGAGCTCGGCCTGCTTCTCATGTATATGGGCGTGGGGGTCTTCCTTTTCTCCGCACTGGGCTACACCATGGAGCAGAACCACCCGGACACCTTGTTCACCAGCATCCCGCAGTCGTTCTGGTGGGCTGTGATCACCATGACCACAGTGGGGTACGGAGACGTCTACCCCAAGACCACTCTAGGTCGGTGCAACGCGGCCATCAGCTTTCTGTGTGGGGTGATCGCCATAGCGCTGCCCATACACCCCATCATCAACAATTTTGTCATGTTCTACAACAAGCAACAGGTGCTGGAGACTGCGGCCAAGCACGAGATTGAACTGATGGCGCTGCGCTCCAGCGCCGGAGGGGTGAAGGCTGCACTCGGCGCCCATAAACACGTCTGCGGCGCGGGGGGCTGGGACAACGCCATGCGCTCCTGTCACAGTGACACATACATCCCTTTACTGAAGGATTCCAGGGGAGGGGCAGGCATACCGACGCCCAGCAAGGACACGAGCTTTGAAAGCACACCCGAGACCACCGATTATATTTTGTCCCATGAACACTAA